The genomic DNA GCCGCCAACGCGCTCATCGCCGACGTGCCGCCGCCCCGGGACTCCGCGGAGCTGATGAAGTTCGCCAACTCCCGCCTCGGCAAGACGGTCTTCGACCTGGAGGACGTCACCGTACGGGCCGGGGGCGGCGCCGAAGGCAGGGTGCTGCTCAAGGGGCTGACCTGGCATCTCGGCCCCGGCGACCGCGTCGGGCTCCTCGGCGTCAACGGCGCGGGCAAGACGTCCCTGCTGCGTACGCTCGCGGACGCCGCCCGCTCCGGCGGCGAGACGCAGCCGGCCGCCGGGCGGATCGTCGCGGGCAGGACCGTGCGGCTCGCGTACCTCTCGCAGGAGGTCACCGAACTGGACCCGCAATGGCGGCTGCTGGAGTCGGTCGAGCGGGTACGGCAGCGGGTGGACCTCGGCAAGGGGCGGGAGATGACCGCCTCGCAGTTGTGCGAGCAGTTCGGCTTCGGGCGGGAGAAGCAGTGGGCGCCGGTGGGCGACCTGTCCGGCGGCGAGCGGCGGCGGCTGCAGTTGCTGCGGCTGCTGATGGACGAGCCGAACGTGCTGTTCCTCGACGAGCCGACCAACGACCTGGACATCGAGACCCTCACGCAGCTCGAAGACCTGCTGGACGGCTGGCCGGGGACGCTGGTGGTCATCAGCCACGACCGGTACTTCATCGAGCGGACGACGGACACGGTGCACGCGCTGCTGGGCGACGGGTCGCTGCGGATGCTGCCGGGCGGGATCGAGGAGTACCTGCGCCGCCGGGCCCGTATCCGCGAGACGCAGGACCGGCAGCCGCAGGCCCCGCTGGCTGCCGGGGCGCAGGCACAGCCGGCGTCAGCCGGGCTGTCCGCGGCGGACGCGCGGGCGGCGAAGAAGGAGCTGCAGCGCATCGAGCGGCAGTTGGACCGGATCGGCGGCAAGGAGACCGACCTGCACGCCGCGATCGCCGAGCACGCGACGGACTTCGCGCGGGTGGCGGAGCTGGACGCGCAACTGCGCGAGCTGACCGCCGAGCGCGAGGAGTTGGAGCTGCGCTGGCTGGAGCTGGCGGAGGCGGCGGAGGCGGGCTGAGCCCGCGGCGTGCGGCCGGGTGCGCGGTCCGTACGCGGCCGGCGGCGGCTGTCACCCGCGGGTGGTAGAAATGAGCCACGCGACCGCAGCTCGTACGCACATCCATCCGGGGGGACAGGGAAATGTCGCAGCCGCCACCGCCGCCTGGCCGGCCGCCGTCCGGTGGCTTCGGGCCGCCGCCGGCCGAGGATCCGCAGCAGCCCGGTTACGGATATCCGCAGACTCCGCCGCCGCCCGCGCCAGGCGGCGGCTTCGGCGCGCCGCAGGAGCCGCAACAGCCCGCGCAGCAGCCGCAGTACGGCTACCCGCCGGCGCAGCCGCCGCAGGCCCCGGCCCAGCCTCCGGCCCCGGCCCCGCAGCCGTACGGGCAGCAGACCCCGCAGCAGTCCCGGGAACAGCCGCACTACAGCTTCGCCCAGCCCGCTCCGCAGCACTCGGGCGGCTATCCGCAGGCGCAGGTCCCGGGCATGCCGGCCAAGCCGGAGGCGCAGAAGCTCGTCCCCGTGTGGGCGATCATCGCGGCGGTGGTGGCGATCCTGGTGGTCGCCAGTGGTACGGGCTTCTTCCTCACCCGCGACGACGCCGACACGCAGGCCGGCGGCGGCGGGGGCGGTGGCGGCGGCGGTGCCAAGAAGACCGTCAGCGACAGCAAGCCGGCCGGCGCCGACGGCGAGTTGCTGTTCGGCGTCCCGTACCCGCAGGCCGAGGAGGGCGCGACGTGGCCCGCCGAGGGCCAGTGGGCGACCGAGAAGATCTACGCCAAGGGCGAGCTGAACGCCGTGAAGGGGTACGACACCGCGACCGGCAAGGAAGTCTGGGAGCTGCCGACCGCCGGCCTGGTCTGCGGCGCCTCGCGGGCGGTCACAGACGACGGCAAGGCCGCCATGCTGGTGCAGGACGGCAAGGTCTCCGACCCGGACGACACCTACGCGCCGTGCTCCGAGGTCGTGGTCTTCGACGTCAACACCGGCGAGGAGCTGTGGAAGCAGCACGTGGCGACCGCCGACGAGAGCCTGAAGTTCGAGTACGTGACCATCGCCGACGGCACGGTCATCGCCTCCGGCCTCTCCGGCTCCGCAGCGTTCCCCCTCGCCGGGGGCGACCCGGTGTGGCAGACCAAGCCCACCACCGAGTGCAAGGACCACGACTACGCCAGCGACGGGACGAACCTGCTCGGCCTGGTCTTCTGCGGCTCGCTCAACGAGGACATGAAGGTCCAGAAGGTCGACCCGGCGACCGGCGGCATCTACTGGTCGTACGACGTGCCGGACGGGGTGCAGAGCGTCCAGGTGCTCAGCGTCGAGCCGCCGGTGATCACGATCGGCGCGGGCAAGACCACCGAGACCGACATCTTCGCCCTCGACGAGGGCGAGCTGCGCTCGAAGATCTCCCTGGGCACGGAGACGGCCGGGCCGCGCTACAAGCCGGGTTGCGACTACTCCGACGGCGCGGAGTCGTGTACGACGGTGGCGGTGGACGGCGACACGATGTACCTGCCGTCGCGCGAGCACCAGGGCAAGAGCGACTACGGCGACACGAACGAGATCGTCGCCTTCGACCTCGACACGGGCAAGCCGACGAAGAAGTACGACGCCGGTGAGAAGCGGACCATGGTGCCGCTGCGGATGGACGGCGGCAAGATCATCGCGTACCGGAAGGGGACGTACGACTCCGGCGGCGAGATCGTCGCGATAGATCCGGGCTCCGCCAAGGAGGAGACCTGGCTGGAGCTGCCGAACGACACGGCAGAGGCCGAGTCGACGCTGACCTACAGCGACAGCGTGCCGTACATATTCGAGCACGGCCGGTTCTACCTGGCGCAGGACATCATCAGCGACCGCGACGACGTCGAGTACTTCGCCCTCGCGTTCGGCAGCAAGGAGAAGTGACGGCCGGCTGCCGGGCGCCCCCCGGGCGGGGGCGCCTGAGCGGCCTCAGACCAGGCGGCGGGCGCCCGCGCCGGGGACTGCGGCGAAGATCCGCGGCGGGCCGAAGTCCGCGGCGGCGAAGGCCGATTCGACGGCCTTGCCGACCGTGTCGGCCGCGTCCGTCCCGGCCAGCACGATCGCCGAGCCGCCGAAGCCGCCCCCGGTCATGCGCGCGCCGAGCGCGCCCGCGGCGACCGACGACTCGACGACCACGTCGAGTTCGCGGCAGGAGACGCGGAAGTCGTCGCGCAGCGAGGCGTGTCCGGCGAGCAGCACGGGGCCGATGTCGCGGGTGCGGCCGGCGTCGAGCAGCGCGATGCACTCCTCGACGCGGCGGTCCTCGGTGACGACGTGCCGGACGAGCGGGCGCACCGCCGGGTCCGTCAGCCGGGCCAGCGCGGCGTCCAGCTCCGCGTACGGCACGTCGCGCAGCGCCGGTACGCCCAGCGTCCGCGCCGCCGCCTCGCAGCCGGCCCGCCGCTCGGCGTACTCGCCGTCGCCCAGGGCGTGTTTGACCTGCGTGTCGACGACGAGCAGGGTGAGCCCCTCGGCGGCGAGGTCGAAGGGCACGGCGCGCTGCGTGAGGTCGCGGGTGTCGAGATAGAGCACGTTGCCCGCGGTGCAGCAGGCGGAGGCCATCTGGTCCATGATCCCGCTGGGTACGCCGACGAAGTCGTTCTCGGCGTGCTGGCCGACCTTCGCCAGCCCTACGGGGTCGAGGCCCAGGCCGTACAGGTCGCTGAGCGCCAGCGCGGTGGAGACCTCAAGGGCCGCCGACGAGGAGAGCCCGGCGCCCGTGGGGACCGTGCTCTCGTAGTGGATGTCGGCGCCGGCGAAGTCCGCGAAGGCGTCGACGGTGCGGCGCAGCGCCCACACCACGCCCGCCGGGTAGGCGGCCCAGCCGCCGCGGTCGCCGCCGACGGTCAGGGGATCGATGCGGTCGACGGCCAGCTCGGTCAGGCGCGATTCGCCGTCGCCCGAGTGCAGCCGCAGCACGCCGTCGTCGCGGCGGCGGGCGGCGGCGAGGGTGGTGTGCGGGAGGGCGAGCGGCATGACGAAGCCGTCGTTGTAGTCGGTGTGTTCGCCGATGAGGTTGACGCGCCCGGGCGCGGCCCACACCCCGGCGGGCGGCTCCCCGTACATCTCCGCGAACGCCGCGGCCGTCGTCTCCGCCGCGGCCGCCTCCGTCGCGCCCGGTCCCGCCGCGTCCGTCTCCGCGGTGCCGCGGCTCGCCGCGTCCCGGCCCGCCGCCGTCGTCTCCCCGGCCGTCATGCGTCCCCTCCGCCTTCCCCCGCGCCCGAACCCCGCCGTGCGAAGTCCCAGGCATCCGACACGATCCCCGCCAGCTCCGTACGCGACGGCCGCCAGCCCAACTGCTCCTTCGCCGCCTGCGCCGAGGCCACCAGCACCGCCGGGTCCCCGGCCCGCCGCGGCGCGACCACCTCGGGCACGGGGTGCCCCGTCACCTGGCGGACCGTCTCGATGACCTCGCGCACGGAGAACCCCGCACCGTTGCCGAGGTTGCAGATGCGGTGCTCCCCGGGGCGTACCGCGTCGAGCGCGAGCAGATGCGCCTCGGCGAGGTCCGCGACGTGGATGTAGTCGCGGATGCAGGTGCCGTCGGGGGTGGGGTAGTCGTCGCCGAAGACGGAGATCGATTCGCGCCGCCCCAGGGCGACTTGGAGCACCAGCGGGATCAGGTGCGACTCGGGGTCGTGCCGCTCGCCGTACGGGCCGCCGCCCTGCGCGGGCAGATAGGCGCCGGCGACGTTGAAGTAGCGCAGCGACGCGGCGGCCAGCCCGTGGGCGTGGCACTCCGCGCCGATCATCTGGTCGACGGCGAGCTTGGAGGCCCCGTACGGGTTCGTCGGCGCGGTGACGGCGTCCTCGGTGATCGGCACGGACTCCGGCTCGCCGTAGGTGGCGGCGGTGGAGGAGAACACCAGCCGCCGCACGCCCGCGTCGCGCATCGCGGCGAGCAGCTCCAGGGTGCCGCCGACGTTGTTGCGCCAGTACTTCTCGGGGTGCGTGACGGACTCACCGACCTGCGAGAAGGCGGCGAAGTGCAGCACGCCGTCGTACGAGGAGTCCAGCCACTTCGCGGCGTGCTGGATCCGGTCCTCGACGAACTCGGCGCCCTCCGGCACCCCCTCGCGGAACCCGGTCGACAGGTCGTCGACCACGGTCACCGCGTGCCCGGCGGCGAGCAGGTGCGCCGCGACGACGCTCCCCACGTACCCCGCCCCACCGGTCACCAGATACTTCCGCCCGCCGCCCCCGGCACCTCCGGCACCCCC from Streptomyces sp. CMB-StM0423 includes the following:
- a CDS encoding ABC-F family ATP-binding cassette domain-containing protein, which translates into the protein MAAANLVNLEAVDKVYGTRALLDGISLGVAEGDRIGVVGRNGDGKTTLVRLLAKLEEPDAGRVTHTGGLTLGVLTQGDTLDPAATVRHEVVGDMADHEWAGDARVRDVLTGLFGGLDLPGFEQGLDTVIGPLSGGERRRIALAKLLIGTPGLIVLDEPTNHLDVEGIAWLAEHLRTRRAALVVVTHDRWFLDQVCTRMWDVQRGAVHEYDGGYSDYVFARAERARIAATEEAKRQNLVRKELAWLRRGAPARTSKPRFRIEAANALIADVPPPRDSAELMKFANSRLGKTVFDLEDVTVRAGGGAEGRVLLKGLTWHLGPGDRVGLLGVNGAGKTSLLRTLADAARSGGETQPAAGRIVAGRTVRLAYLSQEVTELDPQWRLLESVERVRQRVDLGKGREMTASQLCEQFGFGREKQWAPVGDLSGGERRRLQLLRLLMDEPNVLFLDEPTNDLDIETLTQLEDLLDGWPGTLVVISHDRYFIERTTDTVHALLGDGSLRMLPGGIEEYLRRRARIRETQDRQPQAPLAAGAQAQPASAGLSAADARAAKKELQRIERQLDRIGGKETDLHAAIAEHATDFARVAELDAQLRELTAEREELELRWLELAEAAEAG
- a CDS encoding outer membrane protein assembly factor BamB family protein, which translates into the protein MSQPPPPPGRPPSGGFGPPPAEDPQQPGYGYPQTPPPPAPGGGFGAPQEPQQPAQQPQYGYPPAQPPQAPAQPPAPAPQPYGQQTPQQSREQPHYSFAQPAPQHSGGYPQAQVPGMPAKPEAQKLVPVWAIIAAVVAILVVASGTGFFLTRDDADTQAGGGGGGGGGGAKKTVSDSKPAGADGELLFGVPYPQAEEGATWPAEGQWATEKIYAKGELNAVKGYDTATGKEVWELPTAGLVCGASRAVTDDGKAAMLVQDGKVSDPDDTYAPCSEVVVFDVNTGEELWKQHVATADESLKFEYVTIADGTVIASGLSGSAAFPLAGGDPVWQTKPTTECKDHDYASDGTNLLGLVFCGSLNEDMKVQKVDPATGGIYWSYDVPDGVQSVQVLSVEPPVITIGAGKTTETDIFALDEGELRSKISLGTETAGPRYKPGCDYSDGAESCTTVAVDGDTMYLPSREHQGKSDYGDTNEIVAFDLDTGKPTKKYDAGEKRTMVPLRMDGGKIIAYRKGTYDSGGEIVAIDPGSAKEETWLELPNDTAEAESTLTYSDSVPYIFEHGRFYLAQDIISDRDDVEYFALAFGSKEK
- the galK gene encoding galactokinase, which codes for MTAGETTAAGRDAASRGTAETDAAGPGATEAAAAETTAAAFAEMYGEPPAGVWAAPGRVNLIGEHTDYNDGFVMPLALPHTTLAAARRRDDGVLRLHSGDGESRLTELAVDRIDPLTVGGDRGGWAAYPAGVVWALRRTVDAFADFAGADIHYESTVPTGAGLSSSAALEVSTALALSDLYGLGLDPVGLAKVGQHAENDFVGVPSGIMDQMASACCTAGNVLYLDTRDLTQRAVPFDLAAEGLTLLVVDTQVKHALGDGEYAERRAGCEAAARTLGVPALRDVPYAELDAALARLTDPAVRPLVRHVVTEDRRVEECIALLDAGRTRDIGPVLLAGHASLRDDFRVSCRELDVVVESSVAAGALGARMTGGGFGGSAIVLAGTDAADTVGKAVESAFAAADFGPPRIFAAVPGAGARRLV
- the galE gene encoding UDP-glucose 4-epimerase GalE, giving the protein MSHDVAGGAGGAGGGGRKYLVTGGAGYVGSVVAAHLLAAGHAVTVVDDLSTGFREGVPEGAEFVEDRIQHAAKWLDSSYDGVLHFAAFSQVGESVTHPEKYWRNNVGGTLELLAAMRDAGVRRLVFSSTAATYGEPESVPITEDAVTAPTNPYGASKLAVDQMIGAECHAHGLAAASLRYFNVAGAYLPAQGGGPYGERHDPESHLIPLVLQVALGRRESISVFGDDYPTPDGTCIRDYIHVADLAEAHLLALDAVRPGEHRICNLGNGAGFSVREVIETVRQVTGHPVPEVVAPRRAGDPAVLVASAQAAKEQLGWRPSRTELAGIVSDAWDFARRGSGAGEGGGDA